The proteins below are encoded in one region of Acidimicrobiia bacterium:
- a CDS encoding TlyA family RNA methyltransferase, with protein MDQEMLRRGLVASRSEAQSAIEEGRVSVGGVAIPKASSLVGADVPIELDPGGSSRFVSRGGLKLEAALDAFAVDPAGKRCLDAGASTGGFTDCLLQHGAASVCAVDVGYGQLNWSIRQDPRVDVRDRTNIRHSSPADLGGPFDLIVADLSFISLCTVGEVLARLSAPAADLLLLIKPQFELGKGEVGKGGIVREAEGHSRAIRQVVGCLAAQGLGTCGVIQSPIRGAKGNREFFAHLRHGPVLVEEQDIVETTKP; from the coding sequence TTGGATCAAGAGATGCTGCGGCGCGGTCTGGTCGCGAGCAGATCCGAAGCGCAATCGGCGATCGAGGAGGGTCGAGTGTCGGTCGGCGGTGTGGCTATACCGAAGGCGTCTTCCCTGGTCGGAGCGGATGTTCCCATAGAACTGGATCCGGGAGGCTCGAGCCGGTTCGTCTCACGGGGTGGTCTGAAGCTCGAAGCAGCGCTGGACGCTTTCGCAGTCGACCCGGCGGGTAAACGCTGTCTCGATGCGGGTGCATCGACCGGAGGATTCACCGATTGTCTGCTCCAACACGGAGCCGCGAGCGTTTGCGCCGTCGATGTCGGTTACGGTCAACTGAACTGGTCGATCCGCCAGGACCCGCGTGTCGACGTGAGGGATCGAACCAATATCCGGCACAGCTCGCCGGCAGACCTCGGCGGCCCGTTCGATCTCATCGTCGCCGACCTGTCGTTCATTTCGCTGTGTACCGTGGGTGAGGTGCTGGCGAGGCTGTCCGCCCCGGCCGCCGATTTGCTGCTTCTCATCAAGCCGCAGTTCGAACTGGGAAAGGGAGAGGTTGGCAAGGGAGGTATCGTGCGCGAGGCTGAAGGCCACAGCCGGGCAATACGGCAGGTGGTGGGTTGCCTGGCGGCCCAGGGACTCGGAACGTGCGGTGTCATCCAATCGCCGATCCGTGGAGCAAAGGGAAACCGGGAGTTCTTCGCTCACCTCCGGCATGGACCGGTACTCGTTGAGGAACAGGACATCGTGGAGACGACGAAACCGTGA
- a CDS encoding rhomboid family intramembrane serine protease has translation MIPLRDTNPTVIRPFVNWMIIAAGLAVFFLLQPQTNPESTVFVYEWAAIPCELTTMDALDIRELETGLCIRSDAGGSHLFPDKSIWLSVVVSMFLHGGIGHLLGNMWILWIFGNNAEEAFGSGGFLLFYLASGALATAGYVFLNPDSTIPLVGASGAIAGVMGAYLVLFPRARVTSIVPFLFFMPFDVPAWIYLILWFWGQFALVGQAGQIAWEAHVAGFVFGLVVAVALRSRLLRRVTALHRRALPRRLRRR, from the coding sequence ATGATTCCACTACGCGACACGAACCCAACGGTCATCAGACCTTTCGTCAACTGGATGATCATCGCGGCCGGGTTGGCCGTCTTCTTCCTGCTGCAGCCACAGACCAACCCCGAGAGCACAGTGTTCGTCTACGAGTGGGCTGCCATACCGTGCGAGTTGACGACGATGGACGCTCTCGACATTCGAGAACTCGAGACCGGGTTGTGCATCCGATCGGACGCAGGCGGTTCCCACTTGTTCCCGGACAAGTCCATCTGGCTGAGCGTGGTCGTCTCGATGTTCCTGCACGGTGGGATAGGTCATCTCCTCGGCAACATGTGGATTCTGTGGATCTTCGGGAACAACGCCGAGGAAGCGTTCGGGTCGGGCGGGTTCCTGCTCTTCTACCTCGCGTCCGGGGCTTTGGCGACCGCCGGCTACGTTTTCCTCAATCCCGACAGCACGATTCCGCTCGTCGGCGCCTCGGGAGCCATAGCCGGCGTCATGGGCGCCTACCTGGTGCTCTTTCCGAGAGCACGCGTAACCTCGATCGTTCCGTTTCTGTTCTTCATGCCGTTCGACGTGCCCGCCTGGATCTACCTGATCCTGTGGTTCTGGGGCCAGTTTGCCCTCGTCGGTCAGGCCGGCCAGATCGCCTGGGAGGCCCACGTCGCCGGATTCGTGTTCGGGTTGGTGGTCGCGGTGGCTCTCCGCAGTCGCCTGCTCCGGCGTGTCACCGCACTGCACCGTCGAGCCCTGCCCCGCCGGCTCAGAAGGCGCTGA
- a CDS encoding HAD-IIA family hydrolase: MPGNVVCDLDGVVYRGDNEIPGGGEALAALDARGYRIIFATNNSSKTDEQVAAKITRLSGYPASTDQIVTSARAAAVLLDGAGERVYVVGGEGLRVAMTDSGHELVASGRDASAVAVGFDLDLSYDKLREATSALRAGARFIASNLDTTFPAAENDIWPGAGSIVAALEAASGRKAEAAGKPFGPMQKLISTRLAPGPVWVVGDRPETDLELGRSAGWSTVLTLSGITPPWAADGHEADIVVASLADLPDALSAF, translated from the coding sequence GTGCCGGGAAACGTCGTATGCGACCTCGACGGTGTCGTATACCGGGGCGACAATGAGATCCCCGGAGGCGGGGAGGCACTGGCCGCCCTCGATGCCCGGGGATACCGAATCATCTTCGCGACCAACAACTCATCCAAGACCGACGAACAGGTGGCGGCGAAGATCACACGTCTGTCCGGATATCCGGCGAGCACCGACCAGATCGTCACTTCGGCCAGGGCGGCCGCCGTGCTCCTCGACGGCGCAGGCGAACGGGTGTACGTGGTGGGGGGCGAGGGGCTGCGGGTTGCCATGACCGACTCCGGTCACGAACTGGTCGCGTCGGGTAGGGACGCCAGCGCCGTAGCAGTCGGATTCGACCTGGACCTCAGCTACGACAAGCTGAGAGAAGCGACCAGCGCGTTGCGTGCCGGGGCGCGGTTCATCGCCAGCAATCTCGACACGACTTTCCCCGCCGCGGAGAATGACATCTGGCCGGGTGCCGGATCCATCGTCGCCGCGCTCGAAGCCGCTTCCGGGAGAAAGGCAGAGGCGGCCGGCAAGCCGTTCGGTCCCATGCAGAAACTCATCTCCACCCGTCTGGCGCCCGGTCCTGTGTGGGTGGTGGGAGATCGACCCGAGACCGACCTCGAACTGGGCCGTTCGGCGGGATGGTCCACCGTGCTGACGCTGTCGGGGATCACCCCTCCCTGGGCTGCAGACGGTCACGAAGCCGACATCGTCGTTGCATCGCTCGCCGACCTCCCGGACGCACTCAGCGCCTTCTGA
- a CDS encoding M20/M25/M40 family metallo-hydrolase, whose protein sequence is MQADALADLLGTLIRNECVNDGTPDGGHEHRSVDTLARFLGGPGRIFEPHPGRRSVLYRVAGRDRSAPRLMLMGHLDVVPADASGWAHDPFSGEIHDGFVWGRGAVDMLNVTTAMAAVFKRYLTGEAPQPPGDLLFLGVADEEAGAKLGAHYLTENHWEELACDYVLNEVAYPVLPLSDTPAYPVNVGEKGPFWRTLESSGTPGHGSQPYGTDNALVPLARAMASLAEAPSPVVISDEWRAFVDGLRLPEETAAGLLDPDQIDQVIEDLAAESMGLARYVHACTHLTVSPNVMNAGIKSNVVPETARAEVDFRALPGQDGSTVDNHLAKVLGTDRDRIRIDPVMDHQASSSPAQGPLWDAIVASFESLAGSRRVVPTLTPVTTDLRFFRDRGVVGYGVGWYDDRIEFPEFLAMFHGRNERVSVESLHRTYQLLDRTVENFFEGIG, encoded by the coding sequence ATGCAGGCTGACGCTCTGGCCGACTTGCTGGGAACTCTGATCCGGAATGAGTGCGTCAACGACGGAACACCGGACGGTGGCCACGAACATCGATCCGTCGACACCCTCGCCCGGTTTCTGGGCGGACCGGGAAGGATCTTCGAACCGCATCCCGGCCGCCGCAGCGTGCTCTACCGGGTGGCCGGCCGGGATCGGTCCGCGCCGAGGTTGATGCTGATGGGACATCTCGATGTGGTTCCTGCGGACGCGTCCGGCTGGGCCCACGATCCCTTCTCGGGCGAGATTCACGACGGCTTCGTGTGGGGACGCGGTGCCGTTGACATGCTCAACGTCACCACCGCGATGGCCGCGGTCTTCAAGCGATATCTGACCGGGGAGGCACCCCAGCCGCCCGGGGATCTGCTCTTCCTCGGGGTCGCCGATGAAGAGGCAGGTGCGAAACTCGGGGCGCACTACCTGACTGAGAATCACTGGGAAGAGCTCGCCTGTGACTACGTCCTCAATGAGGTCGCATATCCGGTGCTTCCTCTGTCCGACACACCGGCGTACCCCGTCAACGTCGGGGAGAAAGGGCCGTTTTGGCGCACGCTCGAATCGTCGGGCACGCCCGGTCACGGAAGTCAGCCGTACGGGACGGACAACGCTCTCGTCCCTCTGGCCAGAGCCATGGCGAGCCTGGCGGAGGCACCATCACCGGTGGTCATCTCGGATGAATGGCGGGCCTTCGTTGACGGCCTCCGGCTGCCGGAGGAGACCGCCGCCGGTTTGTTGGACCCGGACCAGATCGATCAGGTCATCGAGGATCTCGCTGCCGAATCCATGGGACTCGCCCGCTACGTTCACGCCTGTACTCACCTGACCGTCAGCCCCAACGTCATGAACGCCGGGATCAAGTCGAACGTCGTTCCGGAGACCGCAAGAGCAGAGGTGGATTTTCGCGCCCTGCCCGGGCAGGATGGCTCAACGGTCGATAATCATCTCGCCAAGGTTCTCGGAACGGATCGCGACAGAATCCGGATAGACCCCGTCATGGATCACCAGGCATCATCGAGTCCGGCGCAGGGGCCGCTCTGGGATGCGATCGTTGCCTCGTTCGAGTCGTTGGCCGGGTCCCGGCGCGTCGTGCCGACCCTGACCCCCGTCACCACCGACCTCCGGTTCTTCCGCGATAGAGGTGTCGTTGGCTACGGGGTCGGCTGGTACGACGATCGCATCGAGTTTCCCGAGTTCCTCGCCATGTTCCACGGAAGGAACGAGAGGGTGAGCGTCGAGTCTCTTCACCGCACCTATCAACTGCTCGACCGGACTGTTGAGAACTTCTTTGAGGGGATCGGCTAG
- a CDS encoding NUDIX hydrolase: MIDEWPDRVPRVGVGAVIVRDGALLMVERGRPPRAGEWAIPGGKVRWGEQLEDAVAREVLEETGLIVEVGDLLWSGQTVGPDWHFVLLDFEASVVAGELSAGDDAAAVAWVPLQQIEALPVTSSMLELIAVLRSRSDAG; this comes from the coding sequence TTGATCGACGAATGGCCGGACCGGGTTCCCCGGGTGGGGGTCGGCGCCGTCATCGTCCGCGACGGAGCTTTGCTGATGGTCGAACGAGGGCGCCCACCGAGGGCCGGCGAGTGGGCAATCCCCGGCGGCAAGGTGCGCTGGGGTGAACAGCTTGAAGATGCCGTCGCCAGGGAGGTCCTCGAAGAGACAGGTCTGATCGTTGAAGTTGGCGACCTGCTGTGGAGTGGCCAGACCGTCGGACCCGACTGGCACTTCGTTCTGCTCGATTTCGAAGCCAGCGTCGTGGCCGGGGAACTCTCGGCAGGTGACGACGCCGCCGCCGTCGCCTGGGTCCCTCTGCAGCAGATCGAAGCGTTGCCCGTCACATCGTCCATGCTCGAGTTGATCGCCGTCCTGCGGAGCCGGTCTGATGCAGGCTGA
- a CDS encoding GNAT family N-acetyltransferase gives MIEVRTAGPADLPEIIRMYRRLEREMVDLHEMWPLADGIDEPIDLSIGARIESGEWFVYVATIDSVPLGFLFAHLRSLLEQAQGERVGVIDLLFTEPEAREVGIAEALLDVALADLARAGAERFDAPVLPGHRLAKNFFERAGFSARSITMHRRKR, from the coding sequence GTGATAGAAGTACGAACGGCCGGGCCGGCTGATCTCCCCGAGATCATCCGCATGTATCGCCGCCTGGAGCGGGAAATGGTCGACCTCCACGAGATGTGGCCACTAGCGGACGGTATCGACGAACCAATTGATCTGTCGATCGGCGCCAGAATCGAATCAGGCGAGTGGTTCGTTTATGTTGCAACCATCGACTCGGTACCCCTCGGATTCCTGTTTGCACACCTCCGGTCGCTTCTCGAGCAGGCTCAAGGAGAGCGAGTCGGAGTGATCGACCTCTTGTTCACCGAACCGGAAGCGAGAGAGGTCGGGATCGCAGAGGCACTGCTCGACGTCGCCCTGGCGGACCTCGCGCGGGCGGGCGCGGAGCGATTCGACGCGCCGGTGTTGCCCGGCCATCGCCTCGCGAAAAACTTCTTCGAACGGGCCGGATTCTCCGCCCGTTCGATAACCATGCACCGGAGAAAGCGTTGA
- a CDS encoding polyprenol monophosphomannose synthase, producing MRPDTVTVVVPTFNEIANLPSLVPAVLDHGYRLLIVDDSSPDGTGALADRLAASEPRLEVVHRAEKQGLGPAYAHGFRVALASGADVVCEMDADFSHDPTDLPRLIEALDGGADLALGSRYVPGGSTPDWPWHRRLLSRGGNLYARVALGISIHDATGGFRAYRANCLRQLDADTCGASGYGFQVEMALRAVDTGCSIVEVPISFKDRMAGTSKMSGGIVLEAMWLVTRWGLQRRFGRLRSHR from the coding sequence GTGCGTCCTGACACCGTCACGGTCGTAGTTCCAACTTTCAACGAGATCGCGAACCTTCCCAGCCTCGTTCCGGCGGTACTCGATCACGGATACCGGCTTCTCATAGTCGATGATTCCTCTCCCGACGGTACGGGTGCCCTTGCAGACCGTCTTGCAGCATCCGAACCGCGTCTGGAGGTCGTCCATCGAGCGGAGAAACAGGGCCTCGGACCTGCATACGCGCACGGTTTCCGCGTCGCGCTCGCATCGGGAGCCGACGTCGTTTGTGAGATGGATGCCGACTTCTCTCATGATCCGACCGACCTGCCCAGATTGATCGAAGCGCTCGATGGGGGAGCCGACCTGGCTCTCGGAAGCAGATACGTACCGGGTGGATCCACCCCGGACTGGCCGTGGCATCGTCGCCTCCTCTCGAGGGGAGGCAACCTCTACGCCCGCGTCGCGTTGGGAATCTCGATTCACGACGCCACGGGCGGGTTCCGTGCCTACCGCGCGAACTGTCTGAGGCAGCTCGACGCAGATACCTGTGGCGCGTCGGGCTACGGATTCCAGGTGGAGATGGCGCTTCGAGCCGTCGACACCGGGTGTTCGATCGTGGAAGTACCGATCAGCTTCAAGGACCGCATGGCGGGCACTTCGAAGATGAGCGGTGGCATCGTCCTCGAGGCGATGTGGCTGGTGACGCGCTGGGGTCTGCAACGCCGCTTCGGTCGACTACGCTCGCACAGGTGA
- a CDS encoding DUF4193 family protein, producing the protein MPSDDVLTDPDDVLDDEELEAELDDDILDDDLDDDLDDDLVAEIDDVDDVSDDEEEDDDIDSETETEALEELEAEELELLDEEAAEALLVDEVAELRAIQREELTMNLDAQQAQRDEFVCSSCFLVKRTSQLANRRKMICTDCAS; encoded by the coding sequence ATGCCTTCAGATGACGTTCTGACAGACCCGGATGACGTCCTCGATGACGAAGAACTCGAGGCGGAACTCGACGACGACATCCTGGACGACGACCTCGACGACGACCTCGACGACGACCTCGTCGCGGAGATCGACGATGTGGACGACGTATCCGATGACGAAGAGGAAGATGACGACATCGACTCGGAGACCGAGACGGAAGCCCTCGAAGAACTAGAAGCAGAGGAACTCGAGCTTCTCGACGAGGAAGCCGCCGAGGCCCTGCTGGTGGATGAGGTAGCCGAGCTGCGTGCCATCCAGCGCGAGGAGTTGACCATGAACCTCGACGCCCAGCAGGCGCAGAGGGATGAGTTCGTATGCTCTTCCTGCTTCCTCGTGAAGCGAACGAGCCAGCTGGCGAACCGGCGCAAGATGATCTGCACGGACTGTGCGTCCTGA
- a CDS encoding diacylglycerol kinase family protein translates to MTTWKVLVNPRAGDRHRLEDRTRDALTAFGIDCDIESPDGAGAMQDRTLNAAGDGWTHFAVVGGDGTLNVVVDALMKKEWSSPPVVALLPSGTGSDFARTFALPQRLEEASAHLVGERTYPVDVGIAEGSWGTRAFVNEVQAGLGAATAGISERLPRRIGAAKYQIAFWATLPRFAAAQVRVQAGRRSYEGAALAVVAANGQFFGGGLNIAPKASLRDGKLDVQAFNIRRRNAVPVFQKIKVGMHGSHPGVHRMAAEEVSVECELPWPVEADGEPLGVTPLKARIIPNGIDFKI, encoded by the coding sequence GTGACCACCTGGAAGGTGCTGGTCAACCCTCGAGCCGGTGACCGGCACCGACTCGAAGACCGGACTCGTGACGCCTTGACGGCGTTCGGAATCGACTGCGACATAGAGTCGCCGGACGGCGCGGGAGCGATGCAAGACCGCACGCTGAATGCAGCCGGGGACGGCTGGACCCACTTCGCAGTCGTGGGCGGAGACGGCACCCTCAACGTCGTCGTCGACGCACTGATGAAGAAGGAGTGGAGCAGCCCGCCGGTCGTCGCCCTGCTTCCGTCGGGGACAGGGTCCGATTTCGCCAGGACCTTCGCGCTGCCGCAACGTCTGGAGGAGGCCTCCGCCCATCTCGTCGGTGAGCGTACATACCCGGTAGACGTGGGTATCGCGGAGGGATCCTGGGGAACGCGGGCGTTCGTGAACGAGGTGCAGGCCGGCCTCGGGGCCGCCACCGCCGGGATTTCGGAACGGTTGCCGCGCCGCATCGGGGCCGCCAAGTATCAGATTGCCTTTTGGGCAACCCTGCCGAGGTTCGCCGCCGCACAGGTGAGAGTGCAAGCGGGGCGGCGTTCTTATGAAGGTGCCGCTCTCGCCGTGGTTGCCGCCAACGGCCAGTTCTTCGGTGGCGGTCTCAACATCGCCCCGAAAGCATCGTTGCGCGACGGCAAACTCGATGTGCAGGCATTCAACATCCGGAGGCGAAATGCTGTTCCCGTCTTTCAGAAGATCAAGGTCGGAATGCACGGCAGCCACCCGGGCGTGCATCGCATGGCAGCCGAAGAAGTGTCCGTCGAGTGCGAGCTTCCCTGGCCTGTTGAGGCCGACGGTGAGCCTCTCGGAGTGACTCCTCTGAAGGCGCGCATCATCCCAAACGGCATCGATTTCAAGATCTAG
- a CDS encoding DEAD/DEAH box helicase: MSLDRYVSQLAFEPDEFQRRAFEILERNESIVVSAPTGAGKTLIAEAAVHRSVEGGGRAFYTTPIKALSNQKFADLSLVYGQERVGLLTGDNSINGEAPVVVMTTEVLRNMIYLQSDALSSVETVVLDEVHYLQDPVRGPVWEEIIIHAPDHIRLVCLSATIANAGELADWVRERRGSTSLVVETKRPVPLESLYSVKDLWAEDPLKLFPTFVGEKRPRPNPAVDRLLSQQKGRRRRFVTPRRLDVVEHLARAEMLPAIYFIFSRAGCDGAAATLASAGLGLVDRDDRERLREIVDRRTAHLATRDMRALGFDRWLGQLESGVAAHHAGMVPAFKEAVEEAFTAGLVKVVFATETLALGINMPARTVVLESMTKFNGETHELLAPGDYTQLTGRAGRRGIDDHGFGVALYSPFVGFDRVASIAAAGAHPLRSSFRPTYNMAANLVANYEQEEAQRLLESSFAQFQRRSAAQAALDAIVNLEKELSRLRASAVCERGDVFAFLEMSGADVARSGRGVLELESGDVIEPGGGREGDRMVVLQRDRWRSSDPRLVVVGPTGKVRRIRVRELAPGSTRLGRVELPQPYRPKDQRFHHRVGRLLKAFEPETEEILGWTISERSGGHPVGSCPDVTDHVRTAQKALRLEKDIARRRRNVGGDESDLVEEFDAILDLLGVLGYVDGWNLTEEGEQLRLVYNELDLLVAESIRGGAFVGVSAAELAALASIFVYDPRGSGEGFISPTRSFEERWKFIEAKWRLLVEEEHARGLKPTRQPEAGYAETVFLWASGSTLEEVLEDEGVAAGDFVRNLRQVLDLLRQIRDGFPALADLARLAIRDTDRGVVAAGGQE, encoded by the coding sequence ATGAGCCTCGACCGGTACGTCTCGCAACTCGCATTCGAGCCGGATGAGTTCCAGAGACGGGCATTCGAGATTCTGGAGCGGAACGAGTCAATTGTGGTATCCGCTCCGACGGGAGCGGGAAAGACCCTCATCGCCGAGGCAGCGGTTCACAGATCCGTCGAGGGCGGCGGCCGAGCCTTCTACACGACCCCGATCAAGGCGCTCAGCAACCAGAAGTTCGCGGATTTGTCTCTCGTATACGGGCAGGAACGGGTCGGATTGCTGACCGGGGACAACTCGATCAACGGTGAGGCGCCGGTTGTCGTCATGACCACCGAAGTTCTGAGAAACATGATCTATCTTCAGTCCGACGCTCTGTCTTCCGTCGAGACGGTCGTTCTCGACGAGGTCCATTACCTGCAGGATCCGGTGAGGGGGCCCGTCTGGGAAGAAATCATCATTCATGCGCCGGACCACATACGTCTCGTCTGTCTGTCGGCGACCATCGCCAACGCCGGCGAACTGGCCGACTGGGTGCGGGAGAGAAGAGGTTCCACATCTCTGGTCGTGGAAACGAAGCGGCCGGTGCCGCTCGAGAGCCTCTATTCCGTGAAGGATCTGTGGGCCGAAGACCCGCTCAAGCTGTTCCCTACGTTTGTCGGTGAGAAGAGACCGCGCCCGAACCCGGCAGTTGACCGCCTTCTGAGTCAGCAGAAGGGCCGGCGCAGAAGATTCGTCACGCCACGCCGGCTAGACGTAGTCGAGCACCTGGCGCGGGCGGAGATGCTTCCCGCCATCTACTTCATCTTCAGCCGGGCGGGGTGCGACGGGGCGGCGGCCACGCTGGCTTCAGCCGGGCTCGGGCTGGTCGATCGGGACGATCGCGAGAGGTTGAGGGAGATCGTCGATCGGCGAACGGCTCATCTCGCCACCCGGGACATGCGCGCCCTCGGTTTCGACCGGTGGCTCGGTCAACTCGAATCCGGTGTTGCCGCCCACCATGCCGGGATGGTTCCGGCGTTCAAGGAAGCCGTTGAAGAGGCGTTCACGGCCGGCCTCGTGAAGGTTGTCTTCGCGACCGAAACACTGGCGCTGGGGATAAACATGCCTGCCCGGACGGTGGTGCTGGAGAGCATGACGAAGTTCAACGGCGAGACTCACGAACTCCTCGCGCCCGGTGACTACACACAGCTGACCGGGAGGGCGGGAAGGCGCGGTATCGACGATCACGGCTTCGGCGTCGCCTTGTACTCGCCGTTCGTTGGTTTCGATCGTGTCGCTTCGATTGCCGCGGCCGGAGCTCATCCCCTTCGATCCAGCTTCCGGCCCACCTACAACATGGCCGCCAACCTGGTTGCCAACTACGAGCAGGAGGAGGCCCAACGCCTCCTCGAGTCCTCGTTTGCTCAGTTCCAGCGCCGGAGCGCGGCGCAGGCGGCGCTGGACGCAATCGTGAATCTCGAGAAGGAGCTTTCCAGGCTGCGGGCATCGGCCGTATGTGAGCGCGGGGACGTATTCGCGTTTCTCGAGATGTCGGGTGCGGACGTTGCCCGTTCGGGACGCGGGGTCCTCGAACTCGAATCGGGCGATGTGATCGAACCGGGCGGTGGACGCGAAGGTGATCGAATGGTGGTGTTGCAACGCGACCGGTGGCGATCGTCCGACCCGCGACTCGTCGTAGTGGGGCCGACGGGGAAAGTGCGTCGAATCAGGGTTCGTGAGCTCGCCCCCGGGTCAACTCGCCTCGGCAGAGTCGAGCTTCCTCAGCCCTATCGTCCCAAAGACCAACGGTTTCATCACCGGGTAGGACGCTTGCTGAAGGCTTTCGAGCCGGAGACCGAGGAGATTCTGGGTTGGACGATATCTGAGAGATCCGGTGGACACCCCGTCGGTAGCTGTCCCGACGTGACCGATCACGTTCGGACAGCCCAGAAAGCACTTCGACTCGAGAAGGACATAGCTCGCCGTCGCCGAAACGTCGGCGGCGACGAGTCGGACCTGGTCGAGGAGTTCGACGCCATCCTGGATCTGCTCGGCGTATTGGGCTACGTGGACGGCTGGAACCTGACCGAAGAGGGTGAGCAGTTGCGGCTCGTCTACAACGAACTCGACCTGCTGGTCGCCGAATCGATTCGCGGCGGAGCGTTCGTAGGCGTTTCGGCCGCAGAACTCGCCGCTCTCGCCTCGATCTTCGTGTACGACCCGCGCGGCTCGGGTGAGGGGTTCATCTCTCCGACGCGTTCCTTCGAGGAACGCTGGAAGTTCATCGAAGCCAAGTGGCGTCTTCTCGTCGAAGAGGAACACGCGAGAGGCCTGAAGCCCACCCGGCAACCCGAAGCTGGATATGCCGAAACGGTGTTCCTGTGGGCGTCGGGTTCCACACTCGAAGAGGTTCTCGAGGACGAGGGCGTTGCAGCCGGTGATTTTGTGCGTAATCTCAGGCAGGTGCTCGACTTGCTGCGACAGATTCGCGACGGGTTTCCCGCCCTGGCGGATCTCGCGCGCCTGGCGATTCGGGACACGGATCGGGGAGTCGTGGCGGCAGGAGGACAGGAGTGA
- the tatC gene encoding twin-arginine translocase subunit TatC codes for MNDERRQTILQHLEEFRWRVVKSSLALVVTSIVAFVFRDWILDILVQPYRDIGGDNELIALKPTEAFGSAMRLAFFGGLLLASPVLLYQLWAFINPALSKRERKWTIPIVAALVVLFAGGVVFAYSVLPRGLEFFASVLDVEFRLQITEYLKFVTLFLLVFGLSFEFPVFLFATAAAGLVSSKKLADNRRWAVTIIVVVAAVVTPTGDPYTLLLLSGPLYLLYEITIWLIRWTLRK; via the coding sequence TTGAACGACGAGCGTCGCCAGACCATTCTCCAGCATCTCGAGGAGTTCCGCTGGCGCGTCGTCAAGTCCTCATTGGCCCTGGTGGTCACGTCGATTGTCGCGTTCGTGTTTCGCGACTGGATTCTCGACATCCTGGTTCAGCCCTACCGTGACATAGGCGGCGACAACGAGCTGATCGCACTCAAGCCGACCGAGGCCTTCGGATCGGCCATGCGGTTGGCCTTCTTCGGAGGTTTGCTCCTCGCCAGCCCCGTTCTCTTGTACCAGTTGTGGGCCTTCATAAATCCGGCGCTGAGCAAGAGAGAACGCAAGTGGACCATCCCGATCGTGGCGGCCCTCGTCGTCTTGTTCGCGGGCGGTGTCGTCTTCGCCTACTCGGTCCTGCCGCGCGGTCTGGAGTTCTTCGCTTCTGTGCTGGACGTGGAGTTCCGGCTGCAGATAACCGAGTACCTGAAGTTCGTAACTCTCTTTCTCCTCGTATTCGGTCTCTCGTTCGAGTTCCCGGTCTTCCTGTTCGCGACGGCGGCAGCCGGCTTGGTTTCGTCCAAGAAGCTGGCCGACAACCGCCGATGGGCTGTGACGATCATCGTGGTCGTCGCAGCCGTGGTCACGCCGACGGGGGATCCCTATACGCTGCTCTTGTTGAGCGGTCCGCTCTACCTCCTCTACGAGATAACCATCTGGCTGATCAGGTGGACCCTGAGGAAATGA
- a CDS encoding twin-arginine translocase TatA/TatE family subunit: MPDVSLTEFAIIGLVVLIVFGPHRLPEISRKAGQWARELRTISRDFRRGIEREVAVINEPIQEIKKELTGPVEQIKKDLKGPLDDLKKDFKKPLADIEGDVKNLGRDAKAEWVGPVAPTGPTPEEALEDLNRIDAGEDLLDGDPD, encoded by the coding sequence ATGCCAGATGTTTCTCTCACTGAGTTCGCGATCATCGGTCTCGTCGTTCTGATCGTCTTCGGCCCGCACAGGCTGCCCGAGATCAGCCGCAAGGCGGGCCAGTGGGCGCGCGAGTTGCGAACGATCTCGCGCGACTTCCGGCGGGGGATCGAGCGGGAAGTCGCCGTCATCAACGAGCCCATTCAGGAGATCAAGAAGGAACTGACCGGCCCGGTCGAGCAGATCAAGAAGGACCTCAAGGGCCCTCTCGATGACCTGAAGAAGGATTTCAAAAAGCCGCTCGCGGATATCGAGGGTGACGTCAAGAATCTCGGCCGGGACGCTAAAGCTGAGTGGGTTGGTCCGGTGGCCCCGACCGGCCCGACCCCGGAAGAGGCTCTTGAAGACCTCAACCGGATAGATGCCGGTGAGGACCTGCTCGATGGGGATCCCGATTGA